The Gouania willdenowi chromosome 7, fGouWil2.1, whole genome shotgun sequence genome includes a window with the following:
- the LOC114466873 gene encoding transcription factor 7-like 2, translated as MEYFSWLNDGQMWDTEQQVFVQLEQVPFYCPEKHEYGDQQNGGQYGGQLHQGPTAINEDWYGAPIIEEHKSYTTLLNVEYWSSPNPGPSTIAPITNVAPEWIDLQTFPPPANVVPAMTYDAIPVYTTGGNTAPTFEEENGNNFVPPVKTAPPMKAPVSQKVKKPKEKKVAEGPYIKKPLNAFMLFLKENRKSAEKELGMRTSAEVNKFLSQSWKSLSAKKKEKFTGKAKEHSLLHSIANPGWTSKINYRNKRKRSRTKA; from the exons ATGGAGTATTTTTCATGGCTTAATGATGGGCAGATGTGGGACACAGAACAGCAGGTGTTTGTTCAGCTG gaACAGGTTCCTTTTTACTGCCCTGAAAAGCACGAGTACGGGGACCAACAGAATGGGGGCCAGTACGGGGGCCAACTACATCAGGGCCCCACAGCTATTAATGAGGATTGGTATGGGGCCCCAATCATTGAAGAACACAAAAGCTACACCACTTTGTTGAATGTCGAGTACTGGTCCTCACCAAATCCTGGCCCCTCAACCATCGCCCCCATTACTAATGTGGCCCCAGAATGGATTGACCTGCAAACCTTCCCCCCCCCGGCTAATGTTGTGCCTGCAATGACA TATGATGCAATCCCAGTGTACACCACAGGGGGTAATACAGCCCCCACTTTTGAAGAAGA GAATGGGAATAACTTTGTGCCCCCAGTGAAGACAGCGCCCCCAATGAAGGCCCCAGTCTCACA AAAGGTGAAGAAGCCTAAGGAGAAGAAGGTGGCAGAGGGGCCTTACATCAAAAAGCCCCTCAACGCCTTCATGCTCTTCCTGAAGGAGAACAGGAAGTCTGCAGAGAAGGAGCTGGGCATGAGGACGAGCGCTGAAGTCAACAAATTCCTCAGTCAAAGC TGGAAATCATTGTCAgcaaagaagaaagagaagTTTACTGGTAAGGCTAAAGAGCATTCTTTACTCCACTCCATTGCGAACCCCGGCTGGACCAGCAAAATCAACTAT aGAAATAAGAGGAAACGAAGTCGGACCAAAGCCTGA